In Paramisgurnus dabryanus chromosome 14, PD_genome_1.1, whole genome shotgun sequence, one genomic interval encodes:
- the rs1a gene encoding retinoschisin 1a, protein MEYRLQHMLLLAILLVTKGFDGLQAQEDGNETWAEKTCKCDCDEDSSYKLLSKGFRSTWAQGMVCMPECPYHKPLGFEEGSVTSDQISSSNQEQYTGWFSSWTANKARLNSQGFGCAWLSKFQDTNQWLQIDLKEIKVVSGILTQGRCDSEEWMTKYSVQYRTNEKLNWIYYKDQTGNNRLFYGNSDRSSTVQNLLRPPIVARYIRIIPLGWHTRIAIRLELLLCMNKCI, encoded by the exons ATGGAGTACAGACTGCAGCACATGTTACTGTTGGCCATCCTGCTGGTGACTAAAG GTTTTGATGGGCTTCAGGCTCAAGAG GATGGCAATGAGACATGGGCTGAAAAAACTTGCAAATGTGATTGTGATGAAGATTCCTCTTACAAGCTGCTGTCTAAAGGTTTTAGATCCACCTGGGCACAGGGCATGGTCTGCATGCCAG AGTGTCCTTACCATAAGCCCCTTGGTTTTGAGGAAGGGTCTGTGACATCAGATCAAATCAGCTCCTCCAATCAAGAGCAGTATACGGGCTGGTTCTCCTCCTGGACTGCAAACAAAGCAAGACTCAACAGTCAGGGATTTGG GTGTGCCTGGCTGTCTAAATTTCAGGATACCAACCAGTGGCTTCAGATTGACCTGAAAGAAATCAAAGTGGTTTCTGGTATCCTGACCCAGGGGCGCTGTGACTCGGAGGAGTGGATGACTAAATACAGCGTGCAGTACCGCACCAATGAGAAACTCAACTGGATCTACTACAAGGACCAGACTGGAAACAACAGA TTGTTCTATGGGAACTCTGACCGTTCATCAACAGTCCAGAACCTGCTGCGTCCACCTATCGTAGCGCGTTACATCCGTATCATACCACTGGGTTGGCACACCCGCATCGCTATCCGCCTGGAACTACTACTTTGCATGAATAAATGCATCTGA